In Onychostoma macrolepis isolate SWU-2019 chromosome 14, ASM1243209v1, whole genome shotgun sequence, a single window of DNA contains:
- the LOC131553632 gene encoding A disintegrin and metalloproteinase with thrombospondin motifs 2-like isoform X3, translating into MNIVNEIYHDHSLGARINVVLVRIVLVDARKSTSLIELGNPSQSLENVCRWAFEQQRKDTNDKEYHDHAIFLTRQEFGPTGMQGYAPVTGMCHPVRSCTLNHEDGFSSAFVVAHETGHVLGMEHDGQGNRCGDEVQMGSIMAPLVQAAFHRFHWSRCSQQELGRYLHSYDCLRDDPFEHTWEELPHLPGLHYSMHEQCRFDFGAGYMMCTAYRPFDPCKQLWCSHPDNPFFCKTKKGPPIDGTKCGDGKHCFKGHCMQLTPDIIKRDGNWGMWSEFGACSHPCGKGLQFRTRACDDPRPANGGRICSGPSYQFQICNAHECEDPYHDYRAEQCSMMDNKFEYQNTWHHWLPYEHPDPKQRCKLYCQSKEIRAVVNMQTQVEPGTRCSYKDPYSVCVAGDCEKVGCDNVVGSTLQEDKCGVCGGDGTKCKTHKFNFTFVEKKGVIKVLEVPRGARHLFIQELNGTTHILAVRNKASGDFFLNAHGDYPETRSVIEKGLEWEYENKNNKDTIQTSGPLKNDIVVMIRMHGSAKVKVSIKYITDNDRLGDGANENNMVPDYAVPYSWVVKRWTPCSKTCGGGIQMTRYGCRKNAEMRMVHRRFCEKIKQPPPLFRDCYLRECAQPIWVAGEWGECSKSCGKTGTQTRSVRCVQPLGDGKFKSIRSRYCSDERPESRRDCNRNLCPAEWRLGPWSQCSVTCGNGTQERQVLCHTRDNTIGLCLDSKPAALRPCRMDPCPRSTSDFNKHGNFLIQWLSRHDPKYPVQRMSKRCHGDRSAFCRMEVLQQYCSLPGFQRMCCKSCKVGSSTKTIVTTSKPPSKSKITTNGQSTTTQSPKVTKSTTVWTSTADFLSTTEGKSATSVSTPWLYTILATSTDTHEYATIPFYPHTTTPIYKHTTPEQSTSFAITTPSRITSAPGNDVANVTKLPVSTVSAATWITSTPADDVANSTELPVSTVFPVIFSDRNNGTVIPSTTVQFKEFDGSSGATDVDSSVILQSTTVNESELTTSVNMDISIPVTSISEVLTTTEEPAPLVPTSISTTSSTPLSSTTASGTEKTSERPNKVEEVSESNAIDIPHRIIPLDNEFPANNIIPRRGRVFLREKTRNKRIQELLEEKRNFLRRMKRAQGI; encoded by the exons TCCACGAGCCTCATTGAGCTGGGCAATCCTTCTCAGAGTCTGGAGAATGTGTGTCGCTGGGCTTTCGAACAGCAGAGGAAGGACACTAACGATAAAGAATACCATGATCACGCCATCTTTCTCACTCGTCAAGAGTTTGGACCCACAGGGATGCAGG GTTACGCTCCTGTCACAGGTATGTGTCATCCTGTACGGAGCTGCACTCTCAACCATGAAGACGGTTTCTCATCTGCTTTTGTCGTGGCGCATGAAACCGGCCACGT GTTGGGAATGGAGCATGATGGGCAGGGGAATCGTTGTGGAGATGAGGTGCAGATGGGGAGCATCATGGCCCCACTGGTGCAGGCGGCTTTCCACCGCTTCCACTGGTCCCGTTGCAGTCAACAGGAACTGGGGCGCTACCTGCA TTCGTATGATTGTCTCCGTGATGACCCGTTCGAGCACACATGGGAGGAGCTTCCACACCTGCCCGGGCTGCATTACTCCATGCACGAACAGTGTCGCTTTGACTTCGGTGCCGGATACATGATGTGCACAGCG TATCGCCCCTTTGATCCATGTAAGCAGCTTTGGTGTTCTCACCCAGACAACCCTTTCTTCTGCAAGACCAAAAAAGGTCCGCCCATTGATGGCACTAAATGCGGTGACGGGAAG cACTGTTTTAAAGGCCACTGCATGCAGTTGACTCCAGACATCATAAAAAGGGATGGCAACTGGGGGATGTGGAGTGAGTTTGGTGCCTGCTCTCACCCCTGTGGAAAGGGACTACAGTTTCGCACCCGAGCTTGTGACGATCCACG TCCAGCTAACGGTGGACGTATTTGCTCTGGCCCAAGCTATCAGTTCCAGATTTGTAATGCGCATGAGTGTGAGGACCCGTACCACGACTACAGAGCCGAGCAATGTAGCATGATGGACAACAAGTTTGAGTACCAGAATACCTGGCACCACTGGCTGCCTTATGAACACCCCGACC CTAAGCAACGCTGCAAATTGTACTGTCAATCCAAAGAGATACGAGCTGTAGTCAACATGCAGACTCAGGTGGAACCTGGAACACGCTGCTCCTACAAAGATCcctacagtgtgtgtgtggccgGAGACTGTGAG AAAGTGGGCTGTGATAATGTGGTTGGATCAACTCTACAGGAAGATAAGTGCGGCGTCTGCGGGGGAGATGGAACCAAGTGCAAGACTCACAAGTTTAACTTCACCTTTGTAGAGAAGAAAG GTGTCATTAAAGTGCTTGAAGTTCCCAGAGGGGCGAGACATCTCTTCATTCAGGAACTGAATGGGACTACTCACATTTTAG CTGTCAGGAATAAAGCATCAGGTGATTTCTTTCTCAACGCACATGGAGACTACCCAGAGACACGCTCAGTTATTGAAAAAGGTCTGGAATGGgagtatgaaaataaaaacaacaaggACACCATTCAAACCAGCGGACCCTTGAAAAATGACATAGTTGTCATG ATCCGAATGCATGGATCGGCCAAGGTGAAGGTGTCGATCAAATACATCACTGACAATGACAGACTGGGCGATGGTGCCAATGAGAACAACATGGTCCCTGATTATGCGGTGCCATATTCCTGGGTGGTGAAGAGATGGACACCTTGTTCCAAGACCTGTGGAGGAG GTATTCAGATGACGCGTTATGGCTGCCGTAAGAATGCAGAGATGAGGATGGTTCATCGCAGATtctgtgagaaaatcaagcagCCTCCACCGCTGTTTAGAGACTGTTACTTGAGAGAGTGTGCTCAGcccat CTGGGTGGCTGGAGAGTGGGGTGAATGCAGTAAGTCTTGTGGGAAGACAGGAACTCAGACACGCTCCGTACGCTGCGTCCAACCTCTGGGCGACGGCAAGTTCAAATCCATCCGTAGCCGTTACTGCAGCGACGAGCGCCCAGAGTCCCGCAGAGACTGCAATCGCAACCTGTGCCCTGCTGAGTGGAGACTGGGTCCCTGGTCACAG TGCTCAGTGACGTGTGGTAATGGTACGCAGGAGAGGCAGGTGCTTTGTCATACCCGTGACAACACCATTGGACTCTGTCTGGACTCCAAACCAGCTGCATTGAGACCCTGCAGAATGGATCCCTGCCCAA GGAGCACTTCCGACTTCAACAAGCACGGCAACTTCCTGATACAGTGGTTGTCGCGTCATGACCCCAAATACCCCGTGCAGAGGATGTCAA AACGTTGTCATGGAGACCGCTCTGCATTCTGTCGCATGGAAGTGCTGCAGCAGTATTGCTCTCTGCCGGGCTTCCAGCGCATGTGCTGCAAGTCCTGCAAGGTTGGCAGTTCCACAAAGACCATTGTGACCACAAGTAAGCCACCATCCAAATCGAAAATCACCACCAATGGACAATCCACCACAACCCAAAGTCCCAAAGTCACAAAGTCCACCACTGTATGGACCTCCACAGCAGACTTTTTGTCGACGACAGAAGGGAAAAGTGCCACATCTGTGAGCACACCTTGGTTATATACAATTTTAGCAACGTCTACTGATACTCACGAATATGCAACAATTCCCTTTTATCCACATACTACAACTCCTATCTATAAGCACACTACTCCAGAACAGAGCACATCATTTGCCATTACTACACCAAGTAGGATCACATCTGCACCTGGAAATGACGTGGCAAATGTGACCAAATTACCTGTTAGCACTGTTTCTGCAGCAACATGGATCACATCTACACCTGCAGATGATGTGGCAAACAGCACCGAATTACCTGTTAGCACTGTTTTCCCAGTCATTTTCAGTGATCGGAATAATGGCACTGTCATTCCCAGCACCACCGTCCAGTTTAAAGAGTTTGATGGGAGTAGTGGTGCAACAGATGTGGACAGCAGTGTGATATTGCAGTCAACAACAGTGAATGAAAGCGAATTGACAACCTCAGTCAATATGGACATCAGCATCCCAGTGACATCTATATCAGAGGTACTAACAACCACTGAAGAACCTGCTCCCCTGGTACCAACCTCTATATCTACAACTTCCAGTACACCACTGTCCAGTACAACAGCATCTGGCACAGAGAAGACGAGCGAACGGCCAAATAAAGTGGAAGAAGTGAGTGAGAGCAACGCTATTGATATACCGCATCGAATAATCCCATTGGACAATGAGTTTCCTGCGAATAACATCATCCCCAGGAGAGGACGCGTGTTTCTGCGTGAGAAAACACGGAATAAGCGCATCCAGGAACTGCTTGAGGAGAAGCGAAACTTTTTGAGACGGATGAAAAGAGCACAGGGGATTTGA